In the Rhizophagus irregularis chromosome 10, complete sequence genome, one interval contains:
- a CDS encoding Dimethyladenosine transferase, whose translation MPKVKHQKFGYSHNSQSKNVTKSSTNTAARSLAPLFNKDLGQHILKNPLVAQGIVEKAGLKSTDTVLEVGPGTGNLTVRILETAKKVVAVEMDPRLAAELVKRVQGKPEQKRLNIMVGDFLKTELPYFDVCISNTPYQISSPLIFKLLEHRPLFRCAILMFQREFAMRLIAKPGDNLYCRLSINVQLYAKVDHIMKVGKNNFKPSPQVDSSVVRIEPYNPPPPISFKEWDGLMRIVFVRKNKTLAANFKTTSVLQIIENNYKTFCSLNNMMIEDTLDIKQKVINVLQSVDMAESRAAKLGIDDFLKLLYAFNQANIHFC comes from the exons ATGCCAAAAGTCAAGCACCAAAAATTTGGTTATTCTCATAATAGTCAGAGCAAAAATGTTACTAAATCTTCTACTAATACAGCAGCTCGGTCTCTCGcacctttatttaataaagactTGGGTCAGCATATTTTGAAGAACCCGCTTGTTGCCCAAGGAATAGTTGAAAAG GCTGGCCTAAAAAGTACTGATACAGTACTTGAAGTAGGTCCTGGTACAGGAAATTTAACAGTTCGTATTTTAGAAACGGCGAAGAAAGTTGTTGCTGTAGAAATGGATCCAAGATTAGCTGCCGAATTGGTTAAACGTGTTCAGGGAAA ACCTGAACAAAAGCGATTGAATATAATGGTTGGAGATTTTCTTAAAACAGAATTACCATATTTCGATGTTTGTATAAGCAATACTCCCTATCAG ATTTCATCACCACTTATATTTAAGCTTCTTGAACATCGACCATTATTTCGATGTGCGATATTAATGTTTCAACGCGAATTCGCTATGAGATTAATAGCCAAACCCggtgataatttatattgtcgATTGAGTATTAATGTACAATTGTATGCAAAAGTAGATCATATAATGAAG GTTgggaaaaataattttaagccTTCGCCACAAGTTGACTCATCAGTTGTTCGAATTGAACCATATAATCCACCTCCTCCTATTAGTTTTAAGGAATGGGATGGATTAATGCGGATCGTGTTCGTTAGGAAAAACAAG acaTTAGCAGCGAATTTTAAAACAACTTCGGttttacaaataattgaaaataattacaagACATTTTGTTCTCTAAATAATATG atgATTGAAGATACTTTGGATATAAAGCAAAAGGTTATAAATGTATTACAATCGGTCGATATGGCTGAATCCAGAGCGGCAAAATTGGGCATTGACGACTTTCTCAA aTTACTTTACGCGTTTAATCAGGCGAATATTCATTTCTGCTAA